A part of Rattus rattus isolate New Zealand chromosome 6, Rrattus_CSIRO_v1, whole genome shotgun sequence genomic DNA contains:
- the Gsg1 gene encoding germ cell-specific gene 1 protein, protein MSDSCQLTQNVCLTQEMEFQKGPSDQRTFVSAILNMLSLGLSTASLLSSEWFVGAQKVPKPLCGQSLAAKCFDMPMSLDGGITNTSAQEVVQYTWEAGDDRFSFLTFRSGMWLSCEETVEEPGEKCRRFIELTPPAQRGEKGLLEFATLQGSCHPALRFGGEWLMEKASLLHLPWGPLAKVLWLSLGAQTAYIGLQFISFLLLLTDLLLTSNPGCGLKLSAFAAVCLVLSGLLGMVAHMLYLQVFQATANLGPEDWRPHSWNYGWAFYTAWVSFTCCMASAVTTFNTYTRMVLEFKCRHGTSFNTTPSCRAQHHRCFLPPLTCAVHAGEPSTRCHQHPSHPIRSVSESIDLYSAAALQDKKFQQENSQELKEATESSVEEQC, encoded by the exons ATGAGCGACTCCTGTCAGCTGACTCAAAATGTTTGTCTCACCCAGGAG ATGGAGTTCCAGAAGGGTCCCTCTGACCAGCGGACCTTCGTTTCTGCCATCCTCAACATGCTATCACTCGGCCTCTCCACAGCATCCCTGCTCAGCAGCGAGTGGTTTGTGGGGGCACAGAAGGTGCCCAAGCCCCTGTGCGGGCAAAGTCTGGCAGCCAAGTGCTTTGACATGCCGATGTCCTTGGATGGGGGCATCACCAACACATCAGCCCAGGAGGTGGTACAATACACCTGGGAGGCTGGGGATGACCGCTTCTCCTTCCTTACCTTCCGCAGTGGCATGTGGCTATCCTGTGAGGAAACCGTGGAAGAGCCAG GGGAGAAGTGCCGACGTTTCATTGAACTCACACCACCAGCCCAGAGAGGTGAGAAAGGACTACTGGAATTTGCCACGTTGCAAGGCTCATGTCACCCCGCTCTCCGATTTGGAGGGGAGTGGCTAATGGAGAAGgcttctctcctccacctcccctgggGGCCCTTGGCAA AGGTCCTCTGGCTGTCGCTGGGAGCACAAACTGCCTATATCGGACTTCAATTCATCAGCTTCCTCCTGCTACTGACAGATCTGCTTCTCACCAGCAACCCTGGCTGTGGGCTCAAGCTAAGCGCTTTTGCAGCAGTCTGCTTGGTCCTGTCAG GCCTGCTGGGGATGGTAGCTCATATGCTATATTTGCAAGTCTTCCAGGCAACTGCCAACTTGGGTCCGGAGGACTGGAGACCACACTCTTGGAATTATGGCTGGGCTTTCTA CACGGCCTGGGTTTCCTTCACCTGCTGCATGGCATCAGCAGTCACCACCTTCAACACCTACACCAGGATGGTGCTGGAGTTCAAGTGTAGGCACGGTACAAGTTTTAACACCACCCCCAGTTGCCGGGCACAGCACCACCGCTGTTTCCTTCCTCCGCTGACCTGCGCAGTCCACGCAGGGGAACCTTCGACCCGTTGCCATCAGCACCCCAGCCATCCCATCCGCTCTGTCTCCGAAAGTATAGACCTCTACTCGGCCGCGGCGCTACAGGACAAGAAGTTTCAACAAGAAAACAGCCAGGAGCTGAAAGAAGCGACCGAGTCGTCTGTAGAAGAGCAGTGTTAG